The Natribaculum luteum genome contains the following window.
GTAGCTCAAGTATCTTAAGCAGCTTTCGTTTTGCCGTTCGTAATTGACGTTCAATGTCTCCGTTGACCTCTTGCTCAATTTGAATTTTCGCCGTAAGAACCGGTGTTTTGTGGGTTTTGATGAATTTAATTCTTTCATCCGTCGTAGCAAGGTTTATTGCAGTAGCTTCCCAGTCCACTCTCTTAATTAACGTCCTTGCATCTGTCTGAGAGGTCCCGATGTCTGGATTGAAACAAAGAAGGTCGAATTCAAATGTCGTCGACTCATCTACAAATGTGTAACCATCACATCCGTCAATTGTCGCTTCTGATGGGCCCTCTAACTCAACTATCTCGTACTCAGAAGGCTTCCCTGTAACATGCTGTGCACTAATCTTCTTAGCAAATACATTCTTTAAAATGATTTCACTCCCGTCGTCAGTCTGCCCCTTGACTTGGTGATAGGCCTCATTAGGATGCTGCTGATACTCAAAGCTTGAATCTACCCTCAATTCAAGTAGCCCTGCTTCCGTGATAGAAAACTGCACGGGTCGAGATACCCCTTCGATTTCTAACTCAAGGTTGATATTCCAGTACTCATCAGATGGGTCAATCATAATGATACACCCTCAGAACTTGGTCAAAGCTATTTCCGTATCTACATTCTGCATCAAAGCAGATTCGCAGAATTCTTAGCAGTCGTCGCTACGGTTTGGAAGGCAGTCTGTATCGACTGTAGATGTCTCCTTCACTAATTCTTCAACCTCATCCAAGTCCTTGTAGAAGACACAAAGTGCAGACTCCATATCGAACATTGCACTTGGCATATCTTTCCCGAGAATGTTGTACGCATAATCTTCGAGAATATCGGTATACTGGGTCGCCTCTTCTGACTCAATCCCGCTCCCAAATATTGCCTCAAATCCCTTTGATGGATTGCTCCCAGTATCGAAGTACTCTGGCCGAATCTCCTTTGGAGCAATCCACTCGTCCCCATGGACGAATACGACCACTTCTAGCCAGTCAAACGCTGATAGAGGTCCGAAGTACGAAATGGACTTCAAAGAGTTCCATGCAGTTTTGAACGTCTTGTGAGCAGCTTCTGAATCATCGACTCCATTATCAAGGAGGCTGTTTTTTCGATACCGAAGAGTCTCAAAGAACTCGTCAAACGATTCTACTTGTTCTCCTGCAACCGATAGAGAATTTAATGATTGGAATGATTCAGCGACGTAGGAAGCATTCACTTTTCTGTGCGAGTGTCTGGTATTGTAGGCTGAGAAATCATCTAGGTCACCGCGTTCAGCAGCTGAGACAGCGTCGACAAGACTAGTAATTCCCTGATTGGCCACTATCTCATACGGAGTCACGGTCGTCCATCCTCCTGCAATGTAGGAGAAGGTAGCAAGATACGCAGTTTCTGACCTCGGAGCAAGGTTTTGCTCTGAGAGCCACTCAGATATGTTCGAGAAATGTTCCTTCTCGAACAGGCTTAGGTTTGCTGTATACGCAGCGAACTCTCTACCACGTTGGGCATTAAGTATCTCGTGAGACGGGAACTCGGACGACATTGTTCTCTATAGCATCCCCTGAATTAACCCTGGCTTGAAAATAAAGATGATACCCAAAACGTACACGGACAACGATTTGGCATCCGTGAATGTCCACTCAGCAGCATCATTGACGGCAATCATCCCCAAGATGAGGCCGACACCGAGAATTCTGGTTGACCCGTATTGATTAACGATTGACGACCAGAACTGCTCAATGAAGGGTGTAGTCATCGAGACAGCTACTACAGAAACGAGCAGAATGATGAGGGACTCGTACTTGTTCCGGAACGAACCACCAGATAGGAAGAACCCGTCTCTCGCTTCATAGAGCCATCCTCCGAGTACCATCATCGACAAGCCGGTTAAGATGGTTCCTAAGTTCTGCCCGATGAATCCAAATGGCATATTTGTCCAATAGTGATTGGTCAACCTCCCTTAATAAAGATAATCTGACCGAACTGAAAGTAAAGACGAGATATCTGTCTGGCCTTAGCTCGAATCACCTGATGTCGTAGGTAGCCAGCGGCAAGGCTCCTTCTCTGTAGATTCCCAGAAAAGATTCTAATAGGCTCGTACGATAGTGGTCATCTATAGCAATGTTCTCCATTCGTTCGTCTCCCGTGCCTCGTGATGCCCTTTCTCGATGGCTAGAATTCGAAGACGCAAGTTCGTTTTCGCCTATCTTGGGAAATTGGACGCGCGTATATCAATCAGGCGACAAGAGCTTTGAGACAGATTACGGCAGACTCCGGCAAGCATACAATGTCCAGCCTGTGCTAGTTGACTTAGACGATATTGATGAATTCCTTGATGGGGACCCCAAATCGCAAGCCCCTCGCCTGATATTCTCAGGAGGAACTCCTGCTTGGAGTTCTGAAGAGGGGGACCACTGGGACGACGAATCTACGAAGTCCGTCAACGGAGTAGAAGCACGCCGTTTTCTCACGAAACTCCGGTATGATGCGCCTCGAGTCGAGCACGGAATTCTGAGCTTCCACACACTCGTAGAAGATGGTCTGAGGAATTTTCGCTCCCATGAAACTGACGACCATGTCATCCGGTTTGATGAGGATGCTTGGGAGGAACGGGCGGAACAATCTGGATTCATTACAGACAATCTACTGTCAATGGATATCCAGACCGGATATCTATTAGACTATCTTGATGCTCGAAATGCAGCGCTCGTTCTAGCATATTTTCAATCACGGAGTCTCCGCGAATCAACTATAGAAGTCGACATCGACGATGACGGTTGGACCGAGTTAGAAGTAGATGGATTTCCAGCAAAGAAGCTCTCACGGTATGTTGATGGGCTAGATGAGCGATATCCACATATAGAATTACATTGTTTCTATGCGATTTTGCCTTCTTCAGCAAACCGGAGTGCAGAGGAAGAGGCTAGCCAGAATCGACAAATTCCCTTTAGAACAATTCGTGGGGATTCCTACTCACCGGATGATGTGGAAAACCAGCGCGGGTTTGAGGATGCTGGATTAAAACGTCCAGCACATGGGGCACAGAGCTTAGAAGAGGCAATGAGCTTCTATGACTGGGTCTTCTTCGAGTAGTTGGATAGCGTGACCAGGATTCACCGATCAGTGATACCTCTCATCCTGAACTGAGTTCTTTCCCACCGAGGATGGACTGGAGCTGTTCAGGCGGATCTAGTCCTCGCCGTTTCCACGTGGCTAACATGGTCGTGATCGTCTCGTGAATCTGGACCCCTTCGGCTGAGCGGAGGGTCCGGAACATCTTCCGCAGCACAACTTGCTCGCGCAGAGCGCGCTCTGCGCGATTATTCGTCGAATCGACGTCTGGCTCTGTGACGAACGTCAGCCAGTGGCCTAACCCGTTCCTGATCTTCTCGATCAGCTTCTGGACCTCCTGTGCCTCATAGTCTTCCCTGATCAGGCCTTCCAGATGTAACGACGCCTCCGCCCGCTTCTGCTCGCGGGCGGAGGCGGATGGATCCTCCTTGTCGAACGCCGTTAAATCGTCATGGAGAGCGTGTAACTCCGCAGATAACTTCTCTGCTTCCTCGTACCGTTCAGCAACGTACTCCGCCTCCCGCAACAGATGTGCCCAGCACCGCTGGAGCTTCGTGTGATAGCTCGGATACGCTGACCAACCGTCACAGCTGAGCGTCGAGTCCTCGGCGAATTCCTCGCCGAGGACGTCCTCTAACACCTGGCTTCCACGACTCTCATCAACCCAGAACAGCACCTCTTCGTCAGTAACGAACGTCCACGCCCAGTGTTGCTCTCCGTCAACAGGAAATCCCGTTTCATCGCAGTAGACGACGTCACTTTCCTGAATACGGGCTTTGACATCGTCATACGCGGGTCGCAGCCGGTCTGCGACCCGCTTGGTCAGGTTGTAGATCGTCCGATGAGAGATGGGAATATCGAGTTCCCAATCAAACAGCTCCGCCTGTTTACGGTTCGGAAGTCGCTGATGGAACCTACCGAGGGCGGTTTGGGCCATGATATTCGGCCCAAACCGCCCGGTTTCCGGGCAGTCAGGATGTTCAGCAACGACCTCGTTTCCACAGGAACAGCGGTGTTTGCCGAGTTTGTACTCGATGACAGTGGTTGGAATGGGAAGAGGAATGTCGATAACAGTTCGTGAGACGTAGCTGTCCGGGTTAGAGAGGCTTTGCTCACAATCTGGACAATATCCCTGATCGACTCGAATAGTCTCCTCTGGTTCAGGTGGCGGTCGAGTTGTTCCTTCGTGACCTTCGCTACGTCCTGGGGATGAGTCGCTGGCGGCGTCAGCGTCGCCGCCAGCGTCGTCTTCCTGGTTTTCGTCCTTTTCCTCGTCGCTGTCGTCGTTGCCAGGTGATCCAGCCGCACCACCCTGCTTACTGGGTGGTGTGTTTGGGTTTTCGTACCTCTTGAGGCGAGTCTCAAGTTGTTCGATCTGTTGTTGCTGTGCAGCGAGTTGGCGACGGAGAAGACGGTTCTCAAGCTTCTGGACTACGAGTTGCTGGCGGAGATGCGTACTGTTCTCGGTGCGGATCGCGGAATCTATCGATTCCGGCGATCCGCCAATCCCCAGCGACACACTTGGTTCACCATTGAGAGACCATTCATGAGACTGCTACGAAATCGGTCTGACGGCAAATCGCTATCCAACTACTTCTTCGATATGAGCGTGCTGGAAAAATACATCCAGGCCGATGACGGACATGTGAATTGGTGGTCTCGGCAAGGAGGGGACGTTGCTTGGAAGGATATCTTCTCTGAACGAGTTTATCGGAACGACGAGTTCGAAGTCGCGTTACTACTTGACGACTTAGCGCACATTCCTGACCAAGAGATTCCTCACTGGAAGACTCATAATATTGCCCCGTCCGGTGGTATTCCAGAGGAGGGAATTACAAATTTTGTATTGGGCGAATTTGTCGACACAGAGTCATACAGCGACCAGGTACTAAATGCGGTTACATCATTAAACGAGATAGTTGGAGAGGAATACAACAAA
Protein-coding sequences here:
- the tnpC gene encoding IS66 family transposase; protein product: MSLGIGGSPESIDSAIRTENSTHLRQQLVVQKLENRLLRRQLAAQQQQIEQLETRLKRYENPNTPPSKQGGAAGSPGNDDSDEEKDENQEDDAGGDADAASDSSPGRSEGHEGTTRPPPEPEETIRVDQGYCPDCEQSLSNPDSYVSRTVIDIPLPIPTTVIEYKLGKHRCSCGNEVVAEHPDCPETGRFGPNIMAQTALGRFHQRLPNRKQAELFDWELDIPISHRTIYNLTKRVADRLRPAYDDVKARIQESDVVYCDETGFPVDGEQHWAWTFVTDEEVLFWVDESRGSQVLEDVLGEEFAEDSTLSCDGWSAYPSYHTKLQRCWAHLLREAEYVAERYEEAEKLSAELHALHDDLTAFDKEDPSASAREQKRAEASLHLEGLIREDYEAQEVQKLIEKIRNGLGHWLTFVTEPDVDSTNNRAERALREQVVLRKMFRTLRSAEGVQIHETITTMLATWKRRGLDPPEQLQSILGGKELSSG